The DNA region TTAATAGACCCCATTATTTGTATTCGGAAACTTGCCAAAAATGCACCAGGACAATGAGTTCCACCCCTGAACTCTGTTGCTTTcagtgattttcttttaaaactgaATCTTTCATGAACGAATCATTTATAGCTAAAGATTCATTTTTACAGTGAGTTCAGAGATATATACGATGAAGATCATTTTATAGCCACACTTGAGGGTTATGTGAAAGTGGTTAAAGAGTTGCCTGATGAgttgatatcaaaatatgacCACAATATTACTAATATTCCACAACTCCGTGTTGAAGCATGGGCTCCTGCTAAACATTATTTAGGAGAAGTTTATCCTGTCCTGCAGGAGCATGGGTACGTGATGAAGCATTCTTTcctgttctttcttttccttttactaTCATTTATTTCTTCCCTCAATTAGAATGTATCTTTTTGAAGGAAAATGACTAATCTGTTAGTTGCTAATTTGTCCCAGCTATCATGATTTCTGCATTTACTACTTTCTAACCAGATATCTGTTGAAACACGCTTCTAGCTTATTTTTGACTATTCACTCGTTTCAAAACAGGGTCATCCGCATTGCACCCTTTGCCAATAGATTGGCAATGAATGTCCCATCTCACATTCAATTGCTTAGATGCATAACAAATTACAGAGCATTGAGGTTCGCTGCTCCTATAACAACCCTAGCACAGAAATTGGTAAACCGAATGATTGTAAGGAGCTCAATGACCGGTGGAAAATATGTGTCCGTTCACCTTCGATTTGAGGAGGTATTAAAGCTCATGTATTATTCTATTCTAAGCAAGGTTTCCGttccttgaaatattttatgttgaGCATGCTGAGGATCCATTTCATATAACGATAAACATATCCCTCATCTTCTAGGACATGGTGGCCTTCTCATGCTGTTTGTATGATGGAGGGGATGCTGAAAAGTCTGAAATGCATTCAATTCGGGAAAAAGGGTGGAAGGGGAAGTTCAAAAGAAAAGATCTCGACTTCGTAGCTGGTCGTAATCGTATAGATGGAAAATGCCCTCTAACACCCTTGGAGGTACCCCATTTATCTACCTCTTTTAGCATTTTTCTTTTGAGCTCTTTGTAGAGCTCTTCCTTTCATAAAATGGCTGCTATAATGAGTTGCAGCCTTAACACAAATTAACTGCGAATAACTCTTAATTCAATCTAGTGTTGTTGGCACACTATCTTTCAAATCACCTTATTGGTTTCATCCTCGTGATCTAATTTGGCCagtaatcactattttttttgtacatgaTGTTTTTCCTGTCAGCATAGGTTGGGATGATGCTGCGTGGCATGGGGTTTGGTAGCAACACTTCAATTTATTTAGCCTCAGGGAAAATTTACAAAGGAGAACAACATCTAGCTCCTTTATCGAAGATGTTTCCCCTTCTTTACACCAAGGAGTCACTTGCAACCTCTGACGAGCTTGCTCCTTTTCAGGTAAATCCTAAATACTCACTATACCTCTCTAGCATTGTGTGGTTAAAGGAGTTTGTTGGATCaggatgtttttgaaaattggtTGATATGCTTTACAGATTACCCAAACCATACATGTCCACAACATGCGCCACTTTACCATTCCTGCTTCACTCACAACCCATGTTTTATCTGAGCTTCTGCCATCAAATTTGGAAGGCATTTTTTTTGAGGAGGGATTCTAAGCAATATACTTGATACTCTGCTCCAAGTTATTTGTTGTTCAGTCCCcataatttaacaaaactaaCCAGTCAATCGTCATGGtttcaaaaactatatatttaatttctacATTTTTAAATTCGTTTATAACCTGGTCCTTTCATCAATTTCTTGCTGTTTTccaaagtgttttattttttttaacaatataaaaattaaaatataagtaggcaatatgagtttttttaattcgtGAGACATTTTTGGAACAAGAAACTACTAAATTGAGGATGTTTACTGTTGATTAAGAGACTTTTCAATTATCTTCAGCGTctaattaattaggttttataaAGTACAGGGATCTAGTTAACTCTATTTTTAAAGTTTCTACGAGTTCAATAGGATTTTGCAATGTCCACGGATTAATTCAATTGAATGATGCTGAATATGTCTAGATTGCTATGTTGATTGTATCAGTAGACAGTGAGTTCATTTTTTTCAGCTTCTTGGCTTGTATATGAACATTATACAAAATGATTCTGAATATAGAAACAAACCCATATAAAAAGCTGAATACGTCTTGACTGCTATTCATgtggttatttttcaatttgacccagAAGCTTATTCTATTAACTTGCTAAAACACCTATTTTCTATGATTGCAGGGCTACTCTTCGAGGCTGGCAGCTTTGGACTACACTGTATGCTTGTTCAGTGAGGTTTTTGTGACAACTCACGGTGGAAACTTCCCGCATTTTCTGATGGGTCACCGtagatttctttttaatggGCATGCAAAGACCATAAGGCCTGATAAACGCATCCTTGTTGGTCTACTAGAGAACATGACAATCAGGTATATTCTCCATCAACTGTGTCATTCCTCTTCGTTTACATCCTTGTGTTTATTGGAACTGAGTTAAAAGGTGATGTCAAAATTTTTGCATTTGCAATCTGCTCCTATCTTTGATTATTTGATTATGACATGATAGATAAAGGGTTCAGGGGAAAACATTGACGGATAAAATGTCTTGTGGTTGCCATTTGGCATGTTCTATCAACTAGCAGTTAGTATATTCAACCAATGAAAATATTCCAGAGATTGTATTTCTCGATTATTTCACCACCTTAGTAAAGCAAAAATTTGAAAATCGTTGTAGAAGAATATGTTATGGAGGACGTTGTTATTAGGATTTAAACTAACCAGAGAAGATGGATGGTAAAGTGGTTTTTGCTTCATGTATAGTTTAAAGCTAGACTGCAAGGCCAAATGcagaaaaaaacatgtatcaTTAGTTGATGATGGAATGTTTACTCGTTGGATTTGCAGCTGGAAGGACTTCAAGGATGACATGGAAGCGATGCTCCTTGAAAGTGATCGCAAGGGAATGATGATTCCAAGAGTCAGAAAATTCAACAGAAAGAATTCGATCTACACATTCCCGTTGCCAGAATGTGACTGTCTCCAATCACATGACTCCTCGCGCGTGATAAACCATACTCTTAATGTTCTTGATCCTCAACTTGAGCCTACAAGAGGAAGAGTTCCAGTCTCAGATTAGCTCTCATCTCATGCATAATAATCCATCGCTGCATTAAGTCTATGCAGCTTGGGCTGTTTTCTTCAGCGGTCTTCCAGCAGTTCAGCCCGTTCTCGTGGATTGATACATTTTTCATGTGGAGAGGTGTGGATTCCGATTTTTTTCAATCGAGGAattctttttaatgtaaattaaagttttgtaaatatatatcaGACTAAAGATATATACTTTATCATCAGATATTCAATAAAAACTTAGATTTTAtacacataataataataataataataataataataataataataataataataataaatcaaaattaatttatatctaaattaaaacatgaaggatatttatttattgaagtactttaaaataatgattttttttgttgatgttaatgatgaattttttatttttaaaattttattgtttattatttgtgtATTTAGAATATTTACAATAATGATGAATCTTGGTTTAGTGTGTTTCTACACAAAGTGTGTGCTATAAATTATACAACTTAAAGATTTCTTAATAAGTTGAATATAGAAATATTTCTCAAtaagttgaaaatataaaagttaaaatatataaaaaaataaaataaaaacacgaaAATTATACAGAGTAAATCTGaaaattcaagtttatttttttttttatttttttgataatgaaTTGTAGGAGATAAAgtgttaaagaatgaaattcttcttattattaatttttaattagttactataaaacaagaattaaaatttttaaaataatattttttttaaaaaaaataattttttatttacctataatgtatttaatcaaaacaaatttccAACACAGATATACCCTTACACAAAAATGTGCCCAAGTTCCCTATATTCTTGGAAGTATTTCGGTATCTAGTTTTTTTAGGTGGCTGCAACGAGTGGATGCTTGGTTTTTGGCTGCAGTGGATTTTCATCGTGCAAGTGCAAGCATAGCATAGCATTGCATTTGGTGTGTGATCGTCGGAATGATACGAAAATCTCATAAAGCCAATCCTAACTAGTCTGGAGCTGGGGCttggtttttattgttgttggtgGTGTAAATGCGGGCCTAGAGATCGTCTTTCTAGCCCTGTCTGCCTATGGGCTGATCTTATCTGTCAAGTAATTTTATAATGGACGACGAGAAACTTGTGGTCCGCTTTTGAAAAAGGAATGCttcgaaaaaataaataaatacggTAGAAATGATTTTTGTCATTatcatggattttattttttatttttacttgtgtttattttattttttttcaaaataaatctgcGACTAACTGATAATAAGATATCACCATcatctcaatttctttttatttttatgaaaatcagTCGGCAactatcataaattttatatacGTTATTGGCTATATATAGTTTGGCTATTGGTAACATCCATCTGTTAACGTCTCTGATATGCACATTaagcatataaaaattaaatgtgaaaattttaaatatgataaaaagtaaaaaagtacGAATTCGGATGTACCCAAAGAAGCAtatccagattttttttttaaatttttagtattttattaacCCCTACTTTACCCAAAGAAGGCAATGTTTATCtggtaattttaatttaattactaatatttgattaatgtttTTACTTCCCAAGATCTTTTTCCTAcaatcttgatttatttatctaATATTCACATTTGGattttctcttttgattttttgatatccTTAAAACTTTCACCTGTAATTTTCTATATAATGCGTAGATCTTTGATACGTGACATCCAAAATAACGGAATTggataaaatgatgaaaatcatAGCTGtagaattcatataaaaatattatacaatagAACCTTGTTTGGTTATAGGAAGTATAAAATCATGGGTTAATGCTGCCTATGAAGGTTTTTATCATTCCATGGCTAACTATGACACGTGTAGTAAACTTCTAGTTATGTAGCTTCCTCCAACAACTCATGAGCTCCTTGACCTTTGCGGGTAATGAAAATGGACTTGAAGCATATAGTTGCAGCAATACGCCATTGTGGGCGAGTTAAAGCAGTCAAGCAAGGCAAATcatttcattctcatttgatCAAAACTGGGTGTTCTCATAACGTCTACATAGCCTGCAATTTGGTATCTATGTATGTTGACTTCACATTTTTAATCGACGCGTATaaagtgtttgatgaaatgcctgTCAAAAACATCGTCACCTGGACCACTATGGTTTCTGCGTATACCAGCAATGGCAAGCCTCGTGAAGCAATAAAACTATATACCCGGATGTTAGATTCTAAATCAGAAGTCCCTAATGGGTTTATGTACTCTGTGGTTTTGAAAGCGTGTGGTCTTGTGGGTGAGATTGAGCTGGGTAGACTGATTCATAAGAG from Populus alba chromosome 14, ASM523922v2, whole genome shotgun sequence includes:
- the LOC118041756 gene encoding O-fucosyltransferase 10 isoform X2 encodes the protein MAINTIMKNKTYNVVSGEGSGGDGNSSSPPSSPRRQTSGFSQCRRRLRSKVQLQYFRKDSLAAGIFVRRNIQFLLLLFFLYFSGLMMCVGRFSEFLRHSREPIAIYKSHVLLEKLWHDIETDNSTALELSSVWQFKRRMKVQKPCPVLATRRRLGSVEVSSGPAGYLIVEANGGLNQQRSAICNAVAVAGILNAVLVIPSFGYNSVWKDPSEFRDIYDEDHFIATLEGYVKVVKELPDELISKYDHNITNIPQLRVEAWAPAKHYLGEVYPVLQEHGVIRIAPFANRLAMNVPSHIQLLRCITNYRALRFAAPITTLAQKLVNRMIVRSSMTGGKYVSVHLRFEEDMVAFSCCLYDGGDAEKSEMHSIREKGWKGKFKRKDLDFVAGRNRIDGKCPLTPLEVGMMLRGMGFGSNTSIYLASGKIYKGEQHLAPLSKMFPLLYTKESLATSDELAPFQGYSSRLAALDYTVCLFSEVFVTTHGGNFPHFLMGHRRFLFNGHAKTIRPDKRILVGLLENMTISWKDFKDDMEAMLLESDRKGMMIPRVRKFNRKNSIYTFPLPECDCLQSHDSSRVINHTLNVLDPQLEPTRGRVPVSD
- the LOC118041756 gene encoding O-fucosyltransferase 10 isoform X1 encodes the protein MAINTIMKNKTYNVVSGEGSGGDGNSSSPPSSPRRQTSGFSQCRRRLRSKVQLQYFRKDSLAAGIFVRRNIQFLLLLFFLYFSGLMMCVGRFSEFLRHSREPIAIYKSHVLLEKLWHDIETDNSTALELSSVWQFKRRMKVQKPCPVLATRRRLGSVEGMSSGPAGYLIVEANGGLNQQRSAICNAVAVAGILNAVLVIPSFGYNSVWKDPSEFRDIYDEDHFIATLEGYVKVVKELPDELISKYDHNITNIPQLRVEAWAPAKHYLGEVYPVLQEHGVIRIAPFANRLAMNVPSHIQLLRCITNYRALRFAAPITTLAQKLVNRMIVRSSMTGGKYVSVHLRFEEDMVAFSCCLYDGGDAEKSEMHSIREKGWKGKFKRKDLDFVAGRNRIDGKCPLTPLEVGMMLRGMGFGSNTSIYLASGKIYKGEQHLAPLSKMFPLLYTKESLATSDELAPFQGYSSRLAALDYTVCLFSEVFVTTHGGNFPHFLMGHRRFLFNGHAKTIRPDKRILVGLLENMTISWKDFKDDMEAMLLESDRKGMMIPRVRKFNRKNSIYTFPLPECDCLQSHDSSRVINHTLNVLDPQLEPTRGRVPVSD